The genomic region TATAATAATATAACATCATACAGCAATTTTTGCGTGTGACATGTGAGATTGTTAATTACTTCGTTATAGAAAGGAAACAGACAAATGGTACATATAAATACACAAATTCAAGAACAGGTAAATCAATATTTGCAAAATGCTACTGAAAAGGATCAAGAAATACTCGAATTCGTATTAGAAGGTTTAATGAATAAACAAAAGGAAGTAAACCGTTCATACTTAGGTGGATTACTTCATGAGACTAGTTACTTCAATGAAGAACAACTAACTTATCATATGACGATTCCAAACAGTTCACTTATACAAAACGCACTAAACATTGCTCATGGAGGCATTACTGCGACATTGTTGGATTCTGCAATGGGAACGTTAGCTTATCATATATTGCCTAGTCATTTGGCTGCTGTTACGACAGAAATAAAAATTAATTATGTTGCTCCTGGAATTGGAAAAACATTAACGTGTGATGCCTCAATCATTCATAAAGGTTCAAAGATTATCGTATGTGAAGGAAAAGTGTTCAGAGATGACGGAAAGTTAGTTGCTCATTCTACAGCTAGCTTCTTCATTATTCCGCGTGTTACACAAGACTAATGGTTACAGCAGTTGTAATTCCCATTCTCTTTTTTTATTTTTTTTACATCACCGTAAAAGAACGCAAAAAGAAAATACATCAGTGGAGAAAGTATGGAGAAGTCAGGGAAGAAAGTATACTACAGGGTAAGATCATCCAAGTTCACAAAGCGACAGAGCGTTTCATAGGAAATTATTATATTTCCAAAATATCCTTACTAATCCTAACGGATAAAGGAACAAGGAAAGCGATTATCCAAAGCCCTATTACAGTTGATTGGCAAGAACCCGACTTTACTAACGAAACATCCATCACCTGTTATGGACAATGGAACGATCATAACTTTTATTTTCAACGGTATAAATATTAAAAAGACTAAGCCATCACCAAGTCCCTGAACGCAGGTGGTGGCTTAGTCTTTCAGTAGTTTCTTATTAGTTGAACAAAACTAAGGTAGTAGAAATTCCTCAGTCTTGTTCAAGATCTATTTCCCATGTATTAATAAAATTTTGAGTATAGTATTTCTCATATACACCTACACCTAGATGAGTAAATTCGTTATTTAACAATGTCTCCCGGTGTCCCTTACTATTCAGCCAACCTTCTACTGCTGCAATACCATCTACATATTTAGCTGCAATATTCTCTCCTGCTAATTGGTATTTTATTTTTCCATTCTGTAATCGGTCAGCAAGCCCTCCTTTTGTAGGTGAGTCATGTGAGAAATATTGATTTTCCTTCATATCTTTACTATGTAAAAAAGCTACTTTAGACGTCTCTTCATGCCAAATGACCGGTTTTATTTCATATCGTTTACGAATCATGTTCGTAATATCTAAAATTTGCTGTGAATTTCCTTTCTCAACTAAAGCCCACTCTTCTTGTGAAAGTTCCCTGGCAGAAATAAGTTCGCCTCTGTATACGAGTTCATAAGGACGTTGTTTTACTAATGTTTCACTATCTAAATATCGTATGCTTGATAATTCATTTGTGAATTGATCAATATACAGTTGTGCCCATACATCACCAAATTGAACAAGAGGTCTCGCCTTTTTTTCTTCTTCAGATAGCTCGAATCGGTAAGTATTATCATTCACTTTTAATCGGTGTGTTGTCTGTATTTCAACCTTATTCGTAATTTCATCGTAGGGTTGTCCTATATAGAATGGATCTAGATTTACGTCCTTTCCTACTGCATATATGGAGACCACTTTATTTTGTAAGACCCCTACTTGTACATAAGCATTATCATTAAGCATATAAACCCACCATACATAATCGTAGGATGAAGGGTCAATACGGAACGGATTTCCCCATCTTTGTTTTACTTGATCGCCAGATTGTCCTATGAACGTATGCATCCCTTTGTAGACAGGAGTGTTTATTGAATGACTATTTCCTTGAAAGCTTATATGATTTGTTTCTAAATTCACTTCATTTTCAGCTGTTCTTAACATCTTTGCATCTTCGCTCTTATTAGCAATCTCTA from Bacillus sp. BGMRC 2118 harbors:
- a CDS encoding PaaI family thioesterase; its protein translation is MNTQIQEQVNQYLQNATEKDQEILEFVLEGLMNKQKEVNRSYLGGLLHETSYFNEEQLTYHMTIPNSSLIQNALNIAHGGITATLLDSAMGTLAYHILPSHLAAVTTEIKINYVAPGIGKTLTCDASIIHKGSKIIVCEGKVFRDDGKLVAHSTASFFIIPRVTQD